A window of Theropithecus gelada isolate Dixy chromosome 14, Tgel_1.0, whole genome shotgun sequence contains these coding sequences:
- the LOC112605670 gene encoding olfactory receptor 8D4, which translates to MDIKNHSIVTEFLLSGLTEQPELQLPLFGLFLGIYTITVVGNLGMISIIRLNHQLHIPMYYFLSSLSFLDVCYSSVITPKMLSGFLCRDRSISYSGCMTQLFFFCVCVISECYMLAAMAYDRYVAICSPLLYKVIMSPSVCSLLVAAVFSVGFTDAVIHGGCILRLSFCGSNIIKHYFCDIVPLIKLSCSSTYIDELLIFVIGGFNMVATSLAIIISYAFILTSILRIHSKKGRCKAFSTCSSHLTAVLIFYGSLMSMYLKPAFSSSLTQEKVSSVFYTTVIPMLNPLIYSLRNKEVKNALMKLLRRKIPLSP; encoded by the coding sequence ATGGATATAAAAAACCATTCCATAGTGACTGAGTTTCTGCTTTCAGGATTAACTGAACAGCCAGAGCTTCAGCTGCCCCTCTTCGGCCTCTTCTTAGGAATTTATACAATTACTGTGGTGGGAAACCTCGGCATGATCTCAATAATTAGGCTGAATCATCAACTTCATATCCCCATGTACTATTTCCTGAGTAGTTTGTCCTTTTTAGATGTCTGCTATTCTTCTGTCATTACCCCTAAAATGCTATCAGGGTTTTTATGCAGAGACAGATCCATCTCTTACTCTGGATGCATGACTCAgctgttttttttctgtgtttgtgttaTTTCTGAATGCTACATGCTGGCAGCCATGGCCTATGATCGCTACGTGGCCATCTGCAGTCCACTGCTCTACAAGGTCATCATGTCCCCTAGTGTCTGTTCTCTGCTGGTGGCTGCTGTCTTCTCAGTAGGTTTCACTGATGCTGTGATCCATGGAGGTTGTATACTCAGGTTGTCCTTCTGTGGATCAAACatcattaaacattatttctgtgaCATTGTCCCTCTTATTAAACTCTCCTGCTCTAGCACTTATATTGATGAGCttttgatttttgtcattggtggATTTAACATGGTGGCCACAAGCCTAGCAATCATCATTTCATATGCTTTTATCCTCACCAGCATCCTGCGCATCCACTCTAAAAAGGGCAGGTGCAAAGCCTTTAGTACCTGTAGCTCCCACCTGACAGCTGTTCTTATATTTTATGGGTCTCTGATGTCCATGTATCTCAAACCTGCTTTTAGCAGCTCACTCACCCAGGAGAAAGTATCCTCAGTATTTTATACCACTGTGATTCCCATGTTGAATCCTCTGATATATAGTCTGAGGAACAAGGAAGTGAAAAATGCCCTGATGAAacttttaaggagaaaaataccTTTATCTCCATGA